The region GTATTTTAGGAAGAgaaaaattaattataaatagaaattataaaacgacttatattttgccacaatttttttttccaaaacCACATATAATTAAAAATTGAGGGAGTATAAAATAAAAGAAGGATTTTGCTTGGACACccaaaaaaaaataaaaataaaaagggCCTTGCTAGGAATAGGTTTCTAGGCCCATACCTAAGGCCCATATTACCACGTACTCAAATATAAACCCTAGTTTCTTGCTTAACTTAATTTTAAGGTGCAGCAAGGTGTAGCAGTCGTGTTGTTGTTGAAGACCCGAAGCAGCCATGGTTTCTGCTCTCTCTTAACCTCGTTATCACTGTATTTTCGTGTAAAGCTTCGTTTTTTCTTACTATTTCGATTTGAATTTAATGTGCAGGGTATCGATCTGAAGGCAGGAGGTAAGAACAAGAAGTCCAAGAGGACAGCACCAAAATCCAATGATATCTACCTCAAGCTCTTGGTCAAGGTCGGTTTTACGCCATTTCTCATCTATTTTGTTATAGGAGGATTTTAAAATTGAAGTTTGATTTTGCATTCTTAGTCTAATTTATTGATATAACTATTCCTTTTCGTAAGCCCTGTTTTCTGGTTAGTCTGTTTAGATCCACTGCAAAGCCATCAAGATTAATACCTTAACATTTActtattaaataatatttaattattaGTTGTTTACTGAATTTTAACTTTGCTATGAAAACCCTAGAATTTCCCCACTATTTTTTAAATATGTTATTTTACCATGTTAATGCTGATAATGGATGAATCTGTCCCCTTTTCGATTTAGAagttttctatttttttttaatttcagAAGTTTTTTTTTCTGTCTTTCTCATTTGTTTACTTGTTTATTCATTCTATGTCTGTTTTTGTAGTTTAGTTTCTTAATATTTGTattgatttgtttttttttctctGATCAGCTTTACAGGTTCCTTGTTAGGAGAACTGGCAGCAACTTCAATGCTGTTATACTCAAGAGGTTGTTCATGAGCAAGGTTAACAAGCCTCCACTATCTTTGTCAAGGTTGATCAAGTATACCAAGGGAAAGGTTTGTCATTCTATGTGATTTTCATTTTCAAAGTAGGTTGTTTGTTGATCGGTTTATAACCGTTTCAATTGATTCTGATTTTGAAATTTGTCTATGTAGGAAGGTAAACTTGCTGTGGTTGTCGGTACTGTAACTGATGATATCCGGGTGTATGATGTTCCAGCCATCAAAGTTACTGCACTTAGGTTTACAGAGACTGCAAGGGCAAGAATTGAAAAGGCTGGTGGAGAATGCTTGACATTTGATCAGTTGCCTCTTAGGGCCCCTCTGGGACAAAACACGGTATGTGTTTATGACACTTTTAGGCCTATTGTAGTTTCTGCATTATTGATTTAATTAGTTATTCTCTTTTTTGTTATTGAACATTTTTTGAATTGAACTTCCTCAACAATATAATTTGTTTTCTCTGTTGCCTCTCACCAATGAATCATCATAATGTTATTGTTTCATGCTGTGTGGGTGAATATTGTTGTCTATAGTTCTATAAAACAAGTCAGACTATGCTGTTGCTGAGGTTATTGGGAATTATTCATTAATGTTTTATGGATGCAGGTCCTTCTTAGAGGTCCAAAGAATGCTCGTGAAGCTGTTAAGCACTTTGGTCGTGCTCCTGGTGTTCCACACAGCCACACCAAACCTTATGTGAGAGCAAAGGGAAGGAAGTTTGAGAAGGCCAGAGGAAAGAGAAACAGTCGAGGATTTAGAGTTTGATGTGATAGTATTTTTTTTCTGGTATTAGTATCTGAAATTCTGAATTTTTCCTACATCCTAAACACTGTTTCATTTTATGTTTGATAATGTTTTTCAGAATGTGGAAGTTTTGTTATGCGTAACATTTTCGTAGGGCTACATTTGTGTTTTGTTCTGAACAAATGGATAATTTGTTAATTAGGTGATGCATGCTTGTGTTATAAACCTACCAGGAATTTGTTGTTTTTCAAAAAGTTTTAAAATATAATGTTTAAGTTTTGGTACTAATATGAGATATGATGTACAAATATGAAATGAGTTTACAAAGAATGTTTGTAAAATTTAAATTGTTTCAATGATGTGTACAGTCTTACACTAAAAGTTGGTTTTTGTAGAGAGACATAATTCTAATGAAAACTGGTAGCAATACTCATTATGTTACATAATAAAATGTACGTGTCACAATCACTTTTAGGGTTAGTTCCAGTATTTTGCCACAAAAATATATAAATGTAATACTTTTTATCCAATAATTTGAGTAAACAACGTCATTGTATGGCACTGGCACATCCACTGGATTTATTCCAAAGtatttttattaataataatgAATATgttattaaataaaaaatatttatattattaaatctctaaaataataattaaatggtATTGAACTCTAAATTCTTCTCCTAATCGCGGTTTCCAACCATCAACCATTCACACCATCCTTAGTCTAAGACTCCTCTCTACTAAAATCTCTCTTTTCTTCTCTAACCTTTCATCCCACCACCACCACTAAAACTCAATCTCTGTGTCCTTTAACCCTCTCTTTATTTTGGATTTTAGAGTTTCTTTAAACCAATAATCAGAATTTGAGGTTAAAATTGAGATATATTCATTCTCTAAGGATGGTTTCTTTAAACCCTCTCTAGCATAATCATATATCATTTCATTTCCTACGAAATTACACTATTTCAGAATTTGAGGTTAAAATTGAGATATTTTCATGCTAAATTCAAATTCACATCCAAATTTATTCACACTTTTtacattttttttcataattcCTAAACCATCATTTAACCTTATTCTATAGCCTATATACGAACACCATTTCATTCACGATCGACACAACCAATCACTACTAATCAGTCTTAAAATTCTACATCAAATTCATCATCAAAGTTCCAGTTTCTCCATTTTGAAGAAACTTGAAGTTTGAGCAAAAATCTTCCCAACTTGATTCAATTGCCATCCATTATCTTTGAATCATTGCACAACATCATCACCACTTTAATCCCTACCAAAAATCACACAAAAACTCAAATTCATTCAAGTTCATTTTTGAACTCTATTTCGAAAAAATTGTCGAAATTGTGAAATAATGCTAAATTGAGGAAGATGAAGTTGCAAGGAGTCCAAATCCGTAGAGAAAAGTGAAAAACTCATCTCCCCGAAGCCTCGCCAGAATCCGGGTTTCTCGCCGGAAAGTTCATAGCGTTCTTCGTGTTATTTGCTTAGGTAGCCTTTAATACTTGTTATTTCTTGATTTTCTTTACATTGTTATGTTTCTACATACCTCATGATCATTAAGCATCACTAAATTACACAAAAACAcaattaatttaaattttgaaaaatcaaGAGTTTGAGTATTCTTGGTATGAACTCATAGTTAGTTTGGCATGAAAGTAGTTAAAATAGCCAAATTAAAGCCTTGTGCATCCCATTATAAACAGATAATTTTCATAAATAACTTGGACGAAAAATGATATAGTTGGACGCACCTGTCCCTCTTAATCATTGAGTATTTTGATGATGGTCGTACTTAGCCTCCCGTTCGAATATTCGTCATCCACCTAAAGGAAACTCAACCCATCAAATCTTTTATGCCTTAGCGCAATATCAAACcttttcaaaacaaaagatgcTTCGTCCATTCCAACTTCCAAGACGATGCAAACAAAGCTTCATTCCTATCATGTGCGAGAAGTAAGAATGCTTTCCGCTCGAATGCAATGAAAATATAACTCTGTAAGATTCCTAGTTATGCTATCCATTCTGATGCAACTCATAATGTTTCCTACTTTTATGACCGGGTAGCAAGCGATTTTTTTTGCTCGAATGCGAACTAAGCATCCttcgctaaaattgaccaacctacaaacattttctatccagaactacgtaGCTTTGTATTTGTCATCGCACCAGAGGATACATAAGAG is a window of Lathyrus oleraceus cultivar Zhongwan6 chromosome 6, CAAS_Psat_ZW6_1.0, whole genome shotgun sequence DNA encoding:
- the LOC127098062 gene encoding 60S ribosomal protein L18, yielding MGIDLKAGGKNKKSKRTAPKSNDIYLKLLVKLYRFLVRRTGSNFNAVILKRLFMSKVNKPPLSLSRLIKYTKGKEGKLAVVVGTVTDDIRVYDVPAIKVTALRFTETARARIEKAGGECLTFDQLPLRAPLGQNTVLLRGPKNAREAVKHFGRAPGVPHSHTKPYVRAKGRKFEKARGKRNSRGFRV